Within the Thermovenabulum gondwanense genome, the region TATCCGTAAAGGGAAAGCAACACACCTGCAACTATTGCAGTACCAATAACCCCGGCTACATTTGGTCCCATGGCATGCATTAATATGAAATTGCCCGGTTTTTCTTCTTGAGCTACAACCTGGGCTACCCTCGCCGCCATCGGAACTGCTGATACTCCGGCAGAACCTATTAGTGGATTTACCTTACCGCCGGATGTCAGATACATCAGTTTACCGAGAAGAACTCCTCCTGCAGTTCCTCCCGCAAAAGCTACCAAACCCATTATTAGGATTTCAATGGTTTGCAGTCTTAAAAAGTTTTCCGCTGTAGCAGTGGCTCCAACTGTTGTACCTATGAAAATGGTAACTATATTTATAAGTTCATTCTGGGCTGTCTTTGATAGCCTGTCTACCACACCGCATTCCCTGAAGAGGTTTCCAAGCATCAAACATCCTATTAATGCGGTTGCGGGGGGAACTAAAAAGCTCGCCAGAACCGTCACCAAGATGGGGAATATTATTTTTTCCGTTTTTGATACGGGGCGTAACTGTTCCATCGTAACGGTTCTTTCTTTTTTTGTCGTCAATAACCTCATTATTGGAGGCTGGATTATGGGTACGAGAGCCATATAGGAATAAGCCGATACCGCTATTGCACCTAACAAATGAGGAGCTAACTTGCTGGAAAGGTAAATGGCTGTCGGGCCATCGGCTCCACCTATTATTCCAATAGATGCTGCTTCTTTAAAGTTAAATCCCAGTAAAGCAGCACCAAGAAACGCTATGAAAACTCCAAATTGAGCTGCGGCTCCTAATAAAAGGCTCTTTGGATACGCAATTAGTGGACCAAAATCCGTCATAGCTCCCACACCTAAAAATATCAAGGGTGGAAATATATCGTACTCAACTCCCCGGTATATCCAGTAAAGGAATCCACCGGGTTCCATTAAATGCCCCATGGGGATATTTGTTAAAAGCATTCCAAAGCTAATGGGCACCAAAAGCAAAGGTTCGTATTTTTTTGCAATAGCCAGGTACAGTAAGATACAGGAAATGCCTATCATTATTAGTTCTTTTA harbors:
- a CDS encoding sodium ion-translocating decarboxylase subunit beta — protein: MIGISCILLYLAIAKKYEPLLLVPISFGMLLTNIPMGHLMEPGGFLYWIYRGVEYDIFPPLIFLGVGAMTDFGPLIAYPKSLLLGAAAQFGVFIAFLGAALLGFNFKEAASIGIIGGADGPTAIYLSSKLAPHLLGAIAVSAYSYMALVPIIQPPIMRLLTTKKERTVTMEQLRPVSKTEKIIFPILVTVLASFLVPPATALIGCLMLGNLFRECGVVDRLSKTAQNELINIVTIFIGTTVGATATAENFLRLQTIEILIMGLVAFAGGTAGGVLLGKLMYLTSGGKVNPLIGSAGVSAVPMAARVAQVVAQEEKPGNFILMHAMGPNVAGVIGTAIVAGVLLSLYG